AGAAGGCTTTTATCAAATACTTTGTAGTAGATGGAAATTACACCTCATTAAtctaatatacaaatatattgtatagGTGCTGTGTAAGAGTGGGTATCAGATTGCATCATACAGCATTCTACACAATATTCTATATACATTTCTATATAGTGGGCTGAGGGACAACAATGACTTCCCTAAATTGTATTTAGAATATGAAAAAAGTCCAACTTAAAGGATGCTCCTCAGACAATCAAAAAAGTGCCAATTAGCCCCTATGCTGTGACATCACTTCTTTAAGTCTAGACATTGTGTCCAAGCATACAAAAGCCTGTTGGTATCATGTGATGTCTAGAGAGTGCTATGCTCGCAAGAAATGATTCTTGCTGGTCCAACtacattgtgtttttgttaagcGAACATAAAAGAAATGGTACTAAAGTCCTGTTTGAAGTTTCAGCCACAGTGCTGACATGTGTCCCCTCCCCTGGTCTCAGGGAACCCTGCTCTTTTGGTTGAAGACAGTAGCTTGGCAGTGGAATCAGTGAACTCCACCCATGCGTCACACTGCAAGACAGTCTTCCATATATCTTTTAGAGTTAGCAGTGTCGGCAGGCTCGGTTCTTGCTTCTGGATAACACCACACGTTTTAAGTGCCAAAGGAAACAGACAGTAAATTGTTGAATGCCATTTCTATTGGATCAGTTTCTTAAATGAACTCTGAAAGCCATGGCATAATGGAGAAAATACTGGAATTCACTCTGCAGCTTTGCTTTTTGGAGGCCCCTCAAGCAAATAGACACAACTGCTCAAATCTTTTGAACCTACCTGCCATTTCCAGTTTTCGAttactgtatatgaaaatgtgtattttgtgtaaAACAAGGCAAGCTGTTTGATTTTTGAACGTACTGTAGGGCTCTCGAATATCTAGTACTTTAGTAGATAAGCAACAGTCTGGAATCAAGAACGGAAATGTATGCATTTCAAATTACTCTGCAAAGAAAATCTGTGCAGTCATACACCCCCATTATTTTAAACCCAGTCATCCAAACATCTTTATTATCCTGATTAAATATTATTCTCCCCTATTCAAAGCTGCAACAAAAATGTTACAATTCGTAATACTTAAGATGACcatatctttcttttgtagtacgttttgtaattcattatccgttaagtcacagaatcgctgtaCAGCACTTTTTTTATTCAGCCATTTTCACTTGTTGTTAGGGGTAGAAGTGAAGGGAGTACTGAGATATATATCGTTTTCTTCAAACAATCTGTAAGTTTCAGGtggtaaatattgtttttatatctGATTGTTAAACTCAGCAATGATCTAATCCCTTATAAAAGATAACcacagtaaacatgtatttttcaaTGCTTATTAACcatagttatttttttgttaaccaTGCTTTACCAAACTAAACTATCCTGTTTTCaaaattttagaaaaaaaggaatcagtcaaaaaaataaaaatacagatttgTTTTATGGCCAGTTTGAAAACTTTTGTTTGAATATGTGAGATCTCCacctttatttgtaagtttcatTTAAAATCAGTGACATTTCCTCATGCTCTGAAGtgaaataatttattgttgaCAGTGAAAATGTAAAGATGAGAGTGGCTCTCCTTTGCCGGCTTGCTTACATCTCTGCTCAGCTTTCATCTGGGATTCTTTTACGACTCAGAATTCTTAAACATGTTACAATTTACATTGGTGGGGTGCCATTGCTTATTGCGCTGAACAGCATGCACAGTTTCAACCCGTCTGTGTGTCTCCTTTACCATTCTGCTTGGGCAGACAAGCAAATAGTCTAAACTGATTGAGACTCCcatcgaatatatatatatataaaaacagatcCAAGCTACGTCCAAATTGGCTATTTCTCAGATATCTCAAAGTCTTCAACTCCACTGCCCTATAAATTGGATACCTTAATTAAAGTGGTTATGGCTAAAAAAATACAGTTAGTGCACGGATACacatcagtcgcgttttaccatccttgtattaagaaacaaatcaattcccattatatatatgtaacaaattaatgtacTTACCTGTCACACGTgatttctgactccgtcaccagttttctgatacaaagcccatctcttcaatgttacaatttatttgattatccgtcacagcgcgtgttttttgtttgttgtttttttttcacatgacaaaTCAGCCTGTCTTTACTGTGCAGTTACAAagtgcttcctccaatttcacctgacgaaaatgcagcaaaaacaaatcgAACAAGACAAGCTACATTAATGTAAAACacttaatcattaaacagttttaaatactgtgctgtatttttcttttatctttAGTCATTTTGGTGCattatttgcaagtgaactgtgacgttagggccttatcaagcaatATATTCttcaattttgaatactgactttggacaCTGTTTTAAtcctggaaactgttttttttgctaaattgcattaccttttacgtttTAAGcaattctgtgcatgggtaacatttttatttcattttgctgttgggtcgttaatgggaagTTACAtgctgctacaatacgtactggatttaaaagtatgtactgtaatacagtccACGtctcatctcttttggcaagtgatattttcagaatcatatcgttctgaattaaaatactgttgaaaaatactttaccaacaaaaccaactgcagtacatctaaatggaagctttttaattttaaaacacgtcctttcagctatgtatttttgacactgtattgtttttgtgCTCCCAGAAAAAATGGACAAGGGATGGAACGggccaaaattaaataatcagatatgcgtcacatgtGTTGACCCGTCAttgaagtcaaaattgtataggattgggtatgtgagtgctgactgtagttccATAAATCGTACCTGCCATGtattagcaaacatgtattttcattgaaagaaaatgatatctggtactatagaAAGTGAAACAAACATGCATTCCCTATCCCAAGTAAATGTAACACTGGACCTGGTACTTGTTTCCAGAGCTTGGTATAGATCATTTATCGGTGTTGCTAGGCTTTGTAACCCTGCCGGTGTCTGAAAAGGGGATTAAGGCGTTAAtgtcatattttttatataaggaGTTTATTTTCCTTCTCTTTTATTCTGTGAACATGAATGGTATCCTGATTTACGAGCAATAGAACAATATACCAGGCTTTACAGTTTGCTATGGAGGCAGTGGTATTTACACTTCGTGAGGTAATTTCATTACCTATATGGCgtttaaaaacacacagctgCTCCCCAGATGTGAATAGGCATACCTTTCCAAGAgttctttttaaatagtttatttataagattatatatatatatatatatatatatataaaattcactGGTATATAAAACAGTAGAGCTAAAAAAGACACATCCTTGAAGCACCTGCTCACCAAAAGCATATCTTCTGAGTTCTGTCAAtgaattccattttttttccagATGGAACTATATATTCTTGCGAAAGAAGACACCTGTTTATTGGTTTTCCTTCCCCTTTGAACTATTGATAAATGAGACCCCAGACACCACCTCAAGTAGATTCACATTGTGTTTGTTTGGTCCACCATTCCGTTTGTGATCTTGAGAGTGGTTCTGTGTTCAAaattccaatattgagttatcatttttctctatatCTGACTTGTCTAGAGAACCTAAATGCTGTGAACAGCATGTTAAACCCCACAATGTCTGACAGAATTTCAAAATAACACAATGAGACTGGCGGAGTGGGCAAGGTAAATGAAATGTAAGGCTTGAGGCTGTTAGTACGAAGGGTTATTATTGTATTTACCCTAATGCCAAATGTATGGCTAATCTAGATAaggactacagctatggccaaaagatttgcatcaccctgtagaattaagtGATTTTGtggaattaaacctgctgaataatgttaacattgaattatataccgcattgtagttttcaatatacttaacaacaaaactgacaaaaataaaaaaaaaagtgacatttcgaattctaacatgaaatacggtactactattatggcttccggtagacttttgcaatatcattttgtcatttctttgattacatgataaataaaaaaatctaaatgatgttatgtctcaatcctaggtgatgcaaaacttctggccatagctgtatgctgTATGATCCCTAGTGTCTCAGTGTATCAGTAATAGTAGCATGGCCTGTCTGCAAACCTGTGTGTATCCCTGTTTTCCATAACCCTGGATACGGCTGCCTAGCAAATTCTTCACAGACGTCAAGAGCTTGATGTGCACGCATTAAAAACGCAAGATCAGAAACATACTTGATGCCAATGGATCTGCACCAGAAGAGGAGCAATGTATTTTGAAAACTGAAATACACACATtttctgttatgttttttttctaagaaaaTGGCACGCCATACAGCACAGCAACTGACCTACTAGAAAAAGACCTGAGTATGAAAACGGTGTTAGTGTACATCAGCTGCCAAATGTATTGCTGGAGGTACAGTATATGAGGAAGTCAAATCATTTAGATTGTGTGAAGAACTGTGAGTGATCACGTTGAGATAAACCTGGCTGCCACCTTACTTGcaggtgtgtgttgttttatttatttattttgaaatctgtaatgatgtactgtaaatacagaaaactaccatgttttaaaagatgGTGCCACCACTGACACCACcaccaaaaaaatgaaaaggtctATACATTGGGAACTGTGCCTACAAGTGACAGACACAAATCAAATATTTACTATAGCTGTATcgcctttaatggaactacccagtgtatatttgcagaaattgtctATTGCCACAAGCATTTTCCAACGTGAGTGCCATCGTAAAACAATATTGTCTCTTAATATTTATTATAGACTGagcaggatctttcagccaatcagagcgcacaTTTCGTCTTCTGTATTCCACGACGCATCACAGAGAAACTCTATTCGGGACATCACCAGTGGCACTTGCTGTTGTTACCAtgctgtattctccatatcaCCTCCTTTAAAAAGCAGACCTgaggcacctctcggaattccaTTAAGCCTGATTTCACTGTATGTAGCAATGTTAAAAAGTGGATCTATAATCGCTATTGTTTAGATCATTTACAACAGTGTTTTTAATCCCCAGAAATGCAAGCTTTTCAATTTTTTCAATGAAGCACAGGCTTTGTGCATTTTGGTTTGATTCAAAATGCAGCTCAATAAACCAACAGCAAAACATAGAAATGTTCCAGGCTCTCTCCTAAGAATTGTATTTTACTCAGACTGTATAGTCTAGTTCAGATTATAGGAGTCCAGCTGTTTTGAAAAGTACAGCCAAGTTTGTCTTAAGTTTTGGAAGCTGGGAGTGAAACAAAAGCATCAGTGCACAGATTTTAAATGCACACATTGTTCCAGGTATGTTCTTCTGGTTTCCGTTAGTATAAGATTACTGATGTATGAAGGATAGCACGGATATAAGGGATTTAGGGTGGTCTTCAAATGgacaaaatgtatattatttgcAGGAAATGTACTCACACAGTAGATCTAAAAAACATGGGTTTATGACGGTTTAGTTTAACTTAACCATGTATTTGATTACGCAGGATGAACAGAAAACTCTAATATGTAATTTttgcagggtgaaagccctgccggtgcacaggtgtgtgtgtgtggggggggggggagggggtgggggggattgggttggcagggaggaggttaaattcctccctgtcagaacacgtgggaatgtggctggagctgtaaaTTGAATAAAGGATGCATGATTAATgaggctccagtcacaggtgtataaaaagggtgttcATGTTAAGAGTTAATGCTGGTGATCGAGGTGGAGATtcatgttgctgtgctgtgtttatgtCTGAGTTTTGTAGagcttttgttttggcccttgtgccgtttgttGTGTTAATGTGTTTGCTTGTTAGTTTGGTGTACTGTCTTGGTGATTAAACGTGTGCACTGGCGCTTCACTGCAGCGTTATTGTCTCAGTCTCTATCCCTGCTGGGAACAGCTTGGCCGTGACCCTACCCTGTCACAGGAAGGGTCAGAGTTTCAGctgttttaaagatttaaatcCCAAACAGAAGCAGGTAAAATCAGGTTATATTCCATCATATTTATAACAAATCAAAAGCTTTACATTTTCTTATATTTATTACACTAATTAAAAAAGTGGAAATACCTTTGCAAGCAAATCCAGTGATACCAGTTTAGTGACCCCATGCAATCCTAATTTCAGAAGGTCAATTTAAGGGTTATCAAGTTTAACCCTAACATTACACCTCCTAACTATATGCGGTGCTTGTTCACATAACCAGTAATTTGTACTGCAAATAACATCAACATGGACACTTTCATTGTACTGCATTCAATTGGCAGGTGGTTCTATAACCAAGACCACACATGGATGTTTACTTTTTTACAGATGAACTGAGAAATAAAAAAGATTTGAATGTCTCGTAGTTTAGACTGCCACCTACTGGTGTAACACTTTAATGTCTAACAAACATGTTGATAACTGTCAGCATTgtcaggttctttttttttattttaggaacaATGCTTATGAAAGGAGAGACACTAGCGATATTTCTAATTGAAATATCTGGCACATTGTAGGCTACACAACACTTCTGTTACACCCAGTAACTTGTTTCATTTTACATTCATCAGGGCCAAAATAATTCATTCAATTAACAAAATCAACCCCACTGACGCAGACAAAATCTTAAGGGAAATTAAGAGATAGTCATTCTATTCAACAATAACTTacaaaggttatgtatttaaatgtacaacATTACATTCTACAACAAAAGACATATCACTATAATACAGGAAAAACCATAAAAGTATACTGCTTCAATAAACTTTTGTAAAGTtgtcttttaaaaacataaatatccGTTTTGAATaaatcataaaatatatattacattatatactgAGTTTCAGGGTCatgaaaacaatacataaaaacaaacaaacaaaaataaatacataaaaaggtTAGGGTAGGCTCAATTCTGAAACGATATTTAAGTTTCTCTTTTAATTTTCTTAGAAGACGATCCAGTAAACCTGTTAATTTCTGGTACTGGTAGAGTGGTGGCGATTCTTGCTCTCTCTCCATTTCCCTGGGCAGATGTCTCCTCTGTGCCTGGGAAAGACACTCGGACCCATCCCTGCTGCTCAGGAGGCACCCCCCTGTCAAGAAAGCAACGCACACATGGGGGTTCCCCTTTCTGTGCTGGGCAAGCCTGCTGGGCAGTGGTGGGAATGAGCTGGCGTAATACATTAGCCACTTCCAAGACACTGGAGGTCAGCTCCTTCAGTCGATCATCGACAACGCTTCGCAGCTGGCCTAGTTCGGCCCTCACAGCCTGGATCTCTTGCAGCTGCCTTTGCTGGCCTTCCAGAACGTCAATCCCGGACACCAGAGGCGTCGACAAACGCTGCTCCTCGGTGACTGGGTGAGCTTGATGACTCATCCTATAGCTCTCTGGATTTGGTTGACCCTGGTTGGGCTCATTTACCCAGGAATGCGGTGGGGTTTTGGGGTTTCTCTTGTACCAGTATGCAGGAGGTGACTGAGGGTCTGTAATCCCCCTGTTAATTGTTTCGTCTTGTTCTATATTGCTTAGGAACTGAATCTCTCTGCTTCCATCTGTTCTTCCAGTAAAACACCTCACTGCAGTGTCTTCCGATGTGCTGGGCTCCTCGAGCGACAGCTCTGCCGTTCCTGGGGGAATTGCTGTGACTGGACCTGGTGACAGGGGtgctgtttcttgttttataactACCCGTGACATTGCTGCTGCCTCTGCTTCTACTGCAGAGAAAACACAATATTCTTGGGTTTGAGCTGCAGCAGCTAACAACATATCACATAAATCTCATCTGCTGTGTATTTCCATTCGCTATACATGTCTtaactgtgcagttttgaaagaaacacttttTATAGCAAACAGGTATGTTTCACATCCCAGGTGATTTCAcgtcagcagtgtcttcagggtcaatgCATGTTACTGGCTCTAAAGCATGACAGTCAGTTGGGATGGGGCAACTGGTGGCTGCTTACTGATAAGAAAGAAagtgttgaaggggtggggacaactTCACTCTCCATGTGAAattaccaaggaagtgcaacactacctAAAAGCATCGCTTGCAACAGAGATTACCGTTCACTGCGCAGTACAAGATAtcaagtttttaaaatgaaaatgcatgttttgtaaaacatgtttctttcaaaactgcacatttgcgaCCTGTATAGCAAATGTAAGCGCACAATAGGTAAGACTTATGGAGTTTTGATAGCTACAACGATTCGCTCCCCCTGGTGTGTAATATCATTACTTCATAAGTCTCACCTTTTCCTAAAAGATggacatattttaaatgtacagtagacTTGATTTATTGTTAGtagtatttttttcatagcaATTACAGAACAAAACAGTTCTGGATATTTATAAATTGTACTAGAGTGGGGTTAAGAAGCCACCAACAGTTTGGAACAACTTTGTGAATATTAAATTGCATTACCAAAAACTTAACAGAATTTGCTGGAAATACTAATGTGAAGTATGCTAAATACTTATTtcaatgcaataaaataaataaaagcaacctCAGTGCCATATGAAACTGACACCTGATACAAACGAACttcaaaagtaacaaaaaaacaaacttactttctttacttttggGTGATGATATTCTCTGCTGTAACAAACCTGTGTCCACAGCCAGGCCCACTGAGAGGACAGGGAGGACGGGCCCAATGCCCCAAAGGGGGCTCTGGAAAACggggaaaattatatatatatatatatatatatatatatatatatatatatatatatatatatatatatatatatatacactgcagcACTGTGGCAAGTTGTATTTTTAGTTTCAGAATGTGGTAGTTAATTATGTCAAGTAACCAGCGTACTGCTAGAGCAAACACACCTACATTTTACAATTTGTACCTCTTCAGCAGTTTTAGTTTTCAAAGGGAAACCCTCTACCCACTTTGAAAAATAATCGGTAGCAGCTCAATTGTATTTGTGGCCATTTTTGTTTGTGGTAATGATCCAGTAAGGTCCATGTCAAAGAGCTCCTATGCAGCAGATACCTAAATGCCATAAAACTGTTATTTTTAACAGATCATAACAATTGGGTTTATGAGTCCGTGACAAGCCTTCATATTCTGTATTTGCTGGAAAAGATGTTAAAATTCTATGCATGTGTAAGAATTGCCACAATTGTTTATGTATAAAATTAGACATTTAAGATATTTATCAATAATAAATGAACAacactgaaaatgtaatttacaaaatATTCTGAATGTTCAAATCCTGTTACAATTGTACTTGTAGACATAATGTGCATCTGCATCATACATTACCTTGACATTCTGTAACTGGGTATCAACGTGGAGTAACTTCCCCACTTTCTGGCATTTATCGCACTTTGAAATCTGCGTTAGAGACATTTCAAGAATGACAACATACAAACTTGTAAAGTGCTGTGtacttgttatttaaaaataaactactgaATTGATTTCAGGAAATTTGACAACACTCTTGAATAATGATATGCATAATCATAAGTGCCACTAATCCATCTTATTATCCACAACCAGAGGACAACCTTGACATTGGCTATAAAATAGCTATAATTTTCAGAATCATTTGTCCCAAAGTTAAAAGGAAACACTTGCAGTATTTAGCATATGTTGGTGTTAACAGCATAATATATATGTAAGAGTTGCTAGTGCACTATCAGAATACTGGCAGTTGCTGTCCAATAATCAGGGTACACTTTCCCATCGATCAGAATTACCACTAATCTCCCTGTAACAAAACTACTAGGGCTGGGTTCAAAGGTTCGTTTGCTAGCCGGGAATTCGAAGGTATTTCTAAACCTCATCAGGTGTCATTCACGCAGTGTcggatttgtattttatttttctcttgttaagaaactgtttgacaatctTTGAATAagaaatcacacattaaatgtcactcgcgtGGAAAATTCGATCTTTTGGTTTGCATAATGCCCATTACttaaaagttgttgtattaaaaaaaaaaatagagttgATAACATACCCAGTCTTCAATGTCTTTTGACATTCCTGGCCAGTAAAATCTTGATGTGAAAGcatgtcttgtttttttaattccactgtggcctccagcagcagagtcGTGGAATTCTCTGAATAAATCTAAGGCCTCGGAGACGGTTCTCACCACCCTCTGTTTCACACCCTTGGTATAATGGTATAACGTGTTTTCTgtaagattaaaataaaaatggtgaTGTTAATGTGAAACGATCGCTTTAcctaaaacatttctgtgacatcaccctttgatctttcaaATGATTAATTCTACCAATCGTCTAACTAAAAGTGACTGcatggctttgaagagaaggggaatGCGGGGTAGTATGGAGATTGTTGATTAATGAATCCACCGTCTGTGCTGTAAACCTATAGAAAACTGTTGATCCGTCAACGAAACCACAGGCATCGCGTATGTTAACAGAAAAGAGAATAGCATTTTATTTCGCAATAATCATTTCAACAGTAAGTTAATATAGGaccacacatttaaaacaaaaacactttaaaaagcaTTTGCGATTTAGTTTAGCATTTTACATTATGAAAGAAAAGTATCCCTTAATGATTAGTCGAA
The sequence above is drawn from the Acipenser ruthenus chromosome 29, fAciRut3.2 maternal haplotype, whole genome shotgun sequence genome and encodes:
- the LOC117429729 gene encoding uncharacterized protein LOC117429729 isoform X1, encoding MEQKVEAVYNYLQKKDYPNHFTKYQRQNLRRLASSYSLEENTLYHYTKGVKQRVVRTVSEALDLFREFHDSAAGGHSGIKKTRHAFTSRFYWPGMSKDIEDWISKCDKCQKVGKLLHVDTQLQNVKSPLWGIGPVLPVLSVGLAVDTGLLQQRISSPKSKEIEAEAAAMSRVVIKQETAPLSPGPVTAIPPGTAELSLEEPSTSEDTAVRCFTGRTDGSREIQFLSNIEQDETINRGITDPQSPPAYWYKRNPKTPPHSWVNEPNQGQPNPESYRMSHQAHPVTEEQRLSTPLVSGIDVLEGQQRQLQEIQAVRAELGQLRSVVDDRLKELTSSVLEVANVLRQLIPTTAQQACPAQKGEPPCVRCFLDRGVPPEQQGWVRVSFPGTEETSAQGNGERARIATTLPVPEINRFTGSSSKKIKRET
- the LOC117429729 gene encoding uncharacterized protein LOC117429729 isoform X3, producing MEQKVEAVYNYLQKKDYPNHFTKYQRQNLRRLASSYSLEENTLYHYTKGVKQRVVRTVSEALDLFREFHDSAAGGHSGIKKTRHAFTSRFYWPGMSKDIEDWISKCDKCQKVGKLLHVDTQLQNVKSPLWGIGPVLPVLSVGLAVDTGLLQQRISSPKSKESPVTAIPPGTAELSLEEPSTSEDTAVRCFTGRTDGSREIQFLSNIEQDETINRGITDPQSPPAYWYKRNPKTPPHSWVNEPNQGQPNPESYRMSHQAHPVTEEQRLSTPLVSGIDVLEGQQRQLQEIQAVRAELGQLRSVVDDRLKELTSSVLEVANVLRQLIPTTAQQACPAQKGEPPCVRCFLDRGVPPEQQGWVRVSFPGTEETSAQGNGERARIATTLPVPEINRFTGSSSKKIKRET
- the LOC117429729 gene encoding uncharacterized protein LOC117429729 isoform X2; translated protein: MEQKVEAVYNYLQKKDYPNHFTKYQRQNLRRLASSYSLEENTLYHYTKGVKQRVVRTVSEALDLFREFHDSAAGGHSGIKKTRHAFTSRFYWPGMSKDIEDWISKCDKCQKVGKLLHVDTQLQNVKSPLWGIGPVLPVLSVGLAVDTGLLQQRISSPKSKETPLSPGPVTAIPPGTAELSLEEPSTSEDTAVRCFTGRTDGSREIQFLSNIEQDETINRGITDPQSPPAYWYKRNPKTPPHSWVNEPNQGQPNPESYRMSHQAHPVTEEQRLSTPLVSGIDVLEGQQRQLQEIQAVRAELGQLRSVVDDRLKELTSSVLEVANVLRQLIPTTAQQACPAQKGEPPCVRCFLDRGVPPEQQGWVRVSFPGTEETSAQGNGERARIATTLPVPEINRFTGSSSKKIKRET